The Deltaproteobacteria bacterium genome has a window encoding:
- a CDS encoding amidohydrolase: protein MMEDKMHIVDADAHVLECEATWSYLSRAEASFEPVVVKATTKSGAEEEFWLMDGLVQPKSQNMGIDTPRESRELTDVDARLRHMDQLGVDIQVIYPTVFLRPFTRRAEVEIALYRSYNRWLADVWKAGKDRIRWVVLLPLLSMDKALSELRWAKENGACGVFMRGLEADKHLCDSYFFPLYEEAANLDLAICIHSGNGSFPMHDYYVNETSFSKFKLLNVAAFNTLIFNGIPDLFPKLRFAFVESGAQWVPYAVHDLARRIERQRGNPKGKLKKNFLADNRFFVTCQTDDDLAYILQYSGDDSLVIGTDYGHSDVSAEIDALKTLRHLPGVSAGVADKILSENARKLYGL from the coding sequence ATGATGGAGGACAAGATGCATATCGTCGATGCCGATGCCCATGTTTTGGAGTGCGAGGCGACCTGGTCGTATCTGAGCAGGGCGGAGGCATCGTTCGAGCCAGTGGTGGTCAAAGCAACGACAAAGAGTGGCGCCGAGGAAGAGTTCTGGCTGATGGATGGCCTGGTGCAGCCCAAGTCTCAAAACATGGGGATCGACACGCCGCGCGAATCGCGCGAGCTGACCGATGTTGATGCCAGGCTGCGCCATATGGATCAGCTAGGTGTCGATATCCAGGTGATTTACCCGACGGTTTTTCTCCGCCCCTTTACCCGCCGCGCTGAAGTCGAGATCGCCTTATATAGAAGTTACAACCGCTGGCTCGCCGATGTTTGGAAAGCGGGTAAAGATCGCATCCGTTGGGTTGTGCTGCTGCCGTTACTCAGCATGGATAAAGCCTTGAGCGAGTTGCGCTGGGCCAAGGAAAACGGCGCCTGCGGTGTGTTCATGCGCGGCTTGGAGGCCGATAAGCATCTCTGCGATTCGTATTTCTTTCCGCTCTATGAGGAGGCCGCTAATCTGGACCTTGCGATCTGCATCCACTCGGGCAACGGCAGCTTTCCCATGCATGACTATTATGTAAACGAAACCAGTTTCTCCAAGTTCAAGCTTCTCAACGTCGCGGCGTTTAACACGTTAATTTTTAACGGCATCCCGGACCTGTTCCCAAAACTTCGCTTTGCTTTCGTCGAAAGCGGCGCGCAGTGGGTGCCTTACGCGGTCCACGATCTGGCTAGACGAATCGAAAGACAAAGGGGCAATCCCAAAGGCAAGCTCAAGAAGAATTTTTTAGCCGATAATCGTTTTTTCGTTACCTGCCAAACCGACGACGACCTGGCCTACATTCTCCAATACTCCGGTGACGATAGCCTGGTCATCGGCACAGACTACGGCCATTCCGATGTCTCCGCCGAAATCGACGCGTTGAAAACCTTGCGACACTTGCCGGGCGTGAGCGCCGGCGTAGCCGATAAGATTCTCAGCGAGAATGCCAGGAAACTTTACGGCCTATAG
- a CDS encoding ABC transporter substrate-binding protein, with translation MRKYSILFFLLSVPFGSAKLAAQDKLVLPVTYSATNANMLTLWVGKDAGYFDEQGLDVRMLLIRGGSLAVQLLVTGQSPIGLIGGTSAAYAYLQGNKDVVVISRLQNVMAYTLGAKPEIQKPEDIKGKILAVSRFGSTSDFVAEYALKHLGLKKTDVTMIQIGLEGDRLLAMQRGDVSLSVFSPIITPVVKKAGMRILLDLEELKVPYLLTGHGTTRSYLEKNRSVVVKFMRASIMAIKRIKNDRPFAEKVLAKYVRTSDHDAVKTALEHQIKILPDVPYPFEDGIKTILEDLARTTPEARHLAPSALIDTSVVRDAAKGL, from the coding sequence ATGAGAAAATATTCGATCCTTTTTTTTCTGCTTTCCGTGCCTTTCGGCAGTGCAAAACTTGCGGCGCAGGACAAGTTGGTTTTACCGGTAACCTACTCGGCGACCAACGCCAACATGTTGACTCTCTGGGTCGGCAAGGACGCCGGATACTTCGATGAACAAGGCCTGGATGTGCGCATGCTATTGATCCGTGGCGGCTCGCTCGCCGTCCAACTGCTGGTTACCGGCCAGAGTCCGATTGGCTTAATCGGCGGGACATCGGCGGCGTATGCATACCTTCAAGGCAACAAAGACGTCGTCGTCATCAGCAGATTGCAAAATGTCATGGCCTACACTCTCGGCGCCAAACCGGAAATCCAAAAACCGGAAGACATCAAGGGCAAGATACTAGCCGTAAGCCGCTTCGGCTCAACCTCCGACTTCGTCGCTGAGTACGCATTGAAACACCTCGGCTTAAAGAAAACCGACGTGACCATGATTCAGATTGGGCTCGAAGGCGACCGGCTGCTCGCCATGCAGCGGGGAGATGTTTCCTTGTCGGTTTTTTCGCCGATCATCACACCGGTGGTGAAGAAAGCCGGCATGCGCATCTTGCTCGATTTGGAAGAACTCAAAGTTCCCTACTTGCTCACCGGACATGGGACGACGCGCAGTTACCTAGAAAAGAATCGCTCGGTGGTGGTGAAGTTCATGAGAGCATCGATCATGGCGATCAAACGGATCAAAAATGACCGGCCGTTCGCCGAAAAAGTGCTCGCCAAATACGTCCGCACCTCGGACCACGATGCCGTGAAGACGGCCCTGGAACACCAAATAAAAATTCTTCCCGACGTTCCCTATCCGTTCGAGGACGGCATCAAAACCATTTTGGAAGATCTCGCCAGAACTACACCCGAGGCGCGACACCTCGCCCCCAGCGCGCTGATCGACACCTCCGTTGTGCGCGATGCCGCTAAAGGTCTTTAA
- a CDS encoding TauD/TfdA family dioxygenase — protein MPLKMQALSNKFGVAITGVDLSKELDQNLFNEIVDVFVKKQVVVFRDQHIEPQQQLAFSRRFGPLEMLFDDDQRVPGFPEVAILSNENVDGKFIGVVAAGDFWHSDQSYRKQPSLATMLYAHKIPNVGGDTEFADMHGAYESLPAEIKKRIDGRMGIHQRSKLGNPRVAVTREGGEEYYKRQATKNVLHPLVRTHPVSGRKGLYVSPRFTVGIEGMDDAESQPLLDTLFAYQTAAENVYRHKWTLGDFVMWDNRSVNHQACGGYAMDDIRLMHRTSTIGDEPFV, from the coding sequence ATGCCGCTCAAGATGCAAGCTTTGTCGAACAAGTTCGGTGTCGCCATTACCGGCGTAGATTTGTCAAAAGAGCTGGACCAAAACCTCTTCAATGAGATCGTCGATGTCTTCGTGAAGAAGCAGGTGGTGGTTTTCCGCGATCAGCATATCGAGCCGCAACAACAGCTTGCCTTCAGCCGGAGGTTTGGCCCCCTCGAAATGTTGTTCGACGACGATCAGCGGGTGCCGGGTTTTCCGGAAGTCGCCATTCTCTCCAATGAAAACGTCGACGGTAAATTCATCGGCGTGGTCGCGGCTGGCGATTTCTGGCATTCGGATCAGTCCTACCGAAAACAGCCCTCGCTCGCGACCATGCTGTACGCTCATAAGATACCCAATGTCGGCGGCGATACTGAGTTCGCCGACATGCATGGCGCCTACGAAAGCCTACCCGCGGAAATTAAAAAGCGCATCGACGGGCGCATGGGTATCCACCAGCGCAGCAAGTTGGGCAATCCACGCGTGGCGGTGACGCGCGAAGGCGGCGAGGAATATTACAAGCGCCAGGCCACTAAGAATGTGCTCCATCCGCTTGTCCGTACCCATCCGGTATCGGGTCGCAAGGGGCTTTATGTCTCGCCGCGTTTTACCGTCGGCATAGAAGGTATGGACGACGCCGAGTCGCAGCCGCTGCTCGACACGCTATTCGCCTACCAGACGGCAGCTGAGAACGTGTACCGTCATAAATGGACCCTGGGAGATTTCGTGATGTGGGATAATCGTAGCGTCAATCACCAGGCCTGCGGCGGCTACGCGATGGACGACATCCGCTTGATGCATCGCACATCGACGATCGGCGACGAGCCATTCGTCTAA
- a CDS encoding amidohydrolase, whose amino-acid sequence MKNRAAEIHDSLQHPVIDGDGHWLEPVPVFLEYLREVGGAKSVDQMRALWQRNHAWYRSDWAERQHNRTRRSNWWGVTSNTLDKASALLPSLLNERLPELGIDFALIYPSLGLGLNGIADDDLRRAAARAYNMMTADMFAPYAARFAPVAIVPVNTPDEGIEELEYAVGKLGYRAVMLKGNQERPIPSAAEGIDAKKAAWYVDTIALDSPFNYEPFWQRCVDLGVAVTQHSGSGRWPDRGSISNFTYNHVGHFAASNHAFARGVFLGGLVRRYPTLNFGFMEGGVSWACQLCADLIEHWEKRSPAGLQNPNATNIAEMHDFIAKYGDAKLTANAAALMNSLDFLRPECSVEELARPEFVTDDFAAAGIESKDDIRATFSSNFYFGCESDDRTTMWAFDPRMGFRLRPVFSSDFTHFDVPDFREVIPEAFEMVEKGFVTEQDFREFTFANAATLHTRNNPDFFKGTVVEQAVADELGLKTPSPTAST is encoded by the coding sequence ATGAAGAATCGCGCCGCAGAAATACACGACAGCTTGCAACACCCAGTGATCGACGGCGACGGCCACTGGTTGGAGCCGGTGCCGGTCTTTTTGGAATACCTACGCGAAGTGGGCGGCGCTAAATCGGTTGACCAAATGAGAGCGCTCTGGCAGCGCAACCACGCGTGGTATCGCTCCGACTGGGCGGAGCGCCAGCACAATCGCACGCGTCGCAGTAACTGGTGGGGCGTCACCAGCAATACTCTCGACAAGGCGTCGGCGCTGCTACCGTCGTTACTAAACGAACGGCTACCGGAGTTGGGCATCGACTTCGCGCTGATTTATCCGAGCCTCGGGCTCGGCCTCAACGGCATCGCCGATGACGACCTACGCCGGGCCGCGGCGCGCGCCTACAACATGATGACGGCTGACATGTTCGCGCCCTATGCGGCGAGATTTGCCCCGGTGGCGATCGTTCCCGTCAATACGCCGGACGAAGGCATCGAGGAACTCGAATACGCCGTCGGCAAGCTCGGCTATCGAGCGGTCATGTTGAAAGGAAACCAGGAGCGGCCAATCCCAAGCGCAGCCGAAGGCATCGATGCGAAAAAAGCCGCATGGTATGTCGACACCATCGCCCTCGACAGTCCATTCAACTACGAGCCATTCTGGCAGCGCTGCGTCGACCTCGGCGTCGCTGTGACCCAACACTCGGGCAGCGGCCGTTGGCCCGATCGCGGCTCGATCAGCAACTTCACCTACAACCATGTCGGCCACTTCGCCGCATCGAACCACGCCTTCGCGCGAGGCGTTTTCCTCGGCGGTCTGGTGCGCCGCTATCCCACTCTCAATTTCGGTTTCATGGAAGGCGGCGTCAGCTGGGCCTGCCAGTTATGCGCCGATCTGATCGAACACTGGGAGAAGCGTAGCCCCGCCGGCTTACAAAACCCCAATGCCACCAACATCGCCGAGATGCATGATTTTATCGCCAAGTATGGCGACGCGAAGCTAACAGCCAATGCCGCCGCGCTCATGAACAGCCTGGACTTCTTGCGCCCGGAATGTAGCGTCGAGGAACTGGCGCGGCCAGAGTTTGTCACCGACGATTTCGCCGCGGCAGGAATCGAATCGAAAGACGATATCCGGGCGACGTTCTCCAGTAACTTCTACTTTGGTTGCGAGTCTGACGACCGAACCACCATGTGGGCCTTCGATCCGCGCATGGGCTTTCGCCTCCGGCCGGTCTTCAGCTCCGACTTCACCCATTTCGACGTGCCTGATTTCCGCGAGGTAATTCCTGAAGCATTTGAGATGGTCGAAAAGGGTTTCGTCACCGAACAGGATTTTCGCGAGTTCACCTTCGCCAACGCCGCCACGTTGCACACGCGCAATAACCCGGACTTCTTCAAAGGAACCGTTGTCGAGCAAGCGGTGGCCGATGAACTTGGACTGAAGACACCGTCGCCGACTGCGAGTACGTAA
- a CDS encoding LysM peptidoglycan-binding domain-containing protein, with amino-acid sequence MDAAGRKGLSRQSTRRQSSALRGKDTRKEYRSLREVFHQVRKGETLASIARKYGSAPRSLADLNGLTSPRLRVGQKLKIGIESERIAMR; translated from the coding sequence GTGGACGCCGCCGGGCGCAAGGGACTATCGCGTCAAAGTACCCGTCGGCAAAGCAGCGCTCTACGCGGCAAAGATACTAGAAAAGAATACCGTTCACTACGCGAAGTGTTCCATCAAGTGCGCAAAGGCGAAACGCTAGCGTCGATCGCGCGCAAATACGGCTCCGCGCCGCGATCCCTCGCCGATCTCAACGGCCTCACCTCGCCGCGCTTGCGCGTCGGCCAAAAACTCAAGATAGGTATCGAGAGCGAGCGCATTGCGATGAGATAG
- a CDS encoding type VI secretion system tube protein Hcp, with protein sequence MRAQRRWIFLSAAMKEKNTVKKILMIVLLAFCLVGPAGVGQAMAEVSTFMFVPGIKGSSTDARHKDWIDVGSLTQTLEHARRNPQCSLKVVKGLDISGPLLWAAAVNGQLFGEIQIDVTKNGGDGNGLVYQIKLHNAHVTNISTMGSLEYVEQVTLDAGSVQLIFFNQGIDGRITQITSSFAC encoded by the coding sequence GTGCGTGCACAAAGACGCTGGATATTTTTGTCTGCGGCGATGAAGGAGAAAAACACCGTGAAGAAAATCTTAATGATCGTTTTGTTAGCCTTCTGTCTAGTCGGTCCCGCTGGTGTCGGTCAGGCGATGGCAGAGGTGTCGACTTTCATGTTCGTCCCGGGGATTAAAGGGTCGTCGACTGATGCACGCCACAAAGATTGGATTGATGTGGGTTCACTCACGCAAACCTTGGAGCATGCCAGGCGAAATCCACAGTGTTCATTGAAAGTCGTCAAGGGCCTCGATATCTCGGGGCCTCTGTTGTGGGCCGCTGCCGTCAATGGCCAGCTGTTCGGTGAAATTCAGATCGACGTTACCAAGAACGGGGGGGACGGCAACGGGCTGGTCTATCAAATCAAACTGCATAACGCGCATGTCACCAACATCTCGACGATGGGCAGCCTAGAGTACGTCGAACAAGTCACGTTGGACGCTGGGTCGGTTCAACTGATTTTCTTCAACCAAGGAATAGACGGAAGAATCACCCAGATCACGTCATCCTTCGCCTGCTGA
- a CDS encoding Gfo/Idh/MocA family oxidoreductase, translating to MTQANPLRVGLIGAGGRWGPRAHVPALQGVPDTELFAMCTAHAETAQAAAEKFGVECAYGSDSALNADKRVEAVAVAVRVPAHYQLTKNALEAGKHVFCEWPLGANTKEAEELAALARRKNVRTVVGLQRRASPAYLYMRELIQQGYVGQVLSVHMTLMNSGVLTRPSDRTWQRDVTLGANSLTITFAHVLDAMCMVVGELTELSAIVSTQVPQWFETDTKKYVEVTSPDNIIVQGRLDNGAVVNASCGVQPYHGSGHRLEIYGKDGTLMMIGGGEGGEERSRKVMGGHKEDKSLQELPVPERFTCVLEALRNSGAAYDVGQLWVKFVETIRGATNVDSDLPDFDHAVRRHRMLDAIVRASQTGQRQKVSL from the coding sequence ATGACGCAAGCCAATCCCTTACGCGTAGGTCTCATCGGCGCGGGCGGCAGATGGGGGCCGCGGGCGCATGTACCGGCGCTGCAGGGCGTGCCGGATACAGAACTCTTTGCGATGTGCACGGCGCATGCGGAGACCGCGCAAGCAGCGGCGGAAAAGTTCGGCGTGGAGTGCGCCTACGGCAGCGACTCGGCGTTGAATGCCGATAAGCGCGTCGAAGCCGTCGCGGTGGCGGTGCGCGTGCCGGCGCATTATCAGCTGACGAAGAATGCGCTTGAAGCTGGCAAGCATGTTTTCTGCGAATGGCCGCTCGGCGCGAATACCAAAGAGGCGGAAGAACTGGCGGCGCTAGCGCGGCGGAAAAACGTCCGCACCGTAGTCGGTTTGCAGCGCCGCGCGTCGCCCGCGTATCTCTACATGCGCGAGCTCATCCAGCAAGGTTACGTCGGCCAGGTGCTGTCGGTGCACATGACGTTGATGAACAGCGGCGTGTTGACTCGCCCGTCGGATCGCACCTGGCAGCGCGATGTGACACTGGGCGCGAATTCGCTGACGATCACCTTCGCCCATGTGCTCGACGCCATGTGCATGGTGGTTGGCGAGCTCACCGAACTGTCGGCGATTGTCAGCACGCAGGTGCCCCAGTGGTTCGAGACCGACACGAAAAAATATGTTGAGGTTACCTCGCCGGACAATATTATCGTTCAGGGCCGGCTCGATAATGGCGCCGTGGTCAACGCCAGTTGCGGCGTGCAGCCGTACCACGGCAGCGGCCACCGCTTGGAGATTTACGGCAAGGACGGGACGCTGATGATGATCGGCGGTGGCGAGGGCGGCGAGGAGCGCAGCCGCAAAGTCATGGGCGGACACAAAGAAGACAAGTCGCTGCAAGAATTGCCCGTGCCCGAGCGTTTCACATGCGTACTCGAAGCGCTGCGCAACAGCGGCGCGGCCTACGACGTAGGCCAGCTGTGGGTCAAATTCGTTGAAACGATTCGCGGCGCTACGAACGTCGATTCCGACTTGCCGGACTTCGATCACGCAGTGCGCCGGCACCGCATGCTGGATGCTATAGTACGCGCTTCACAGACCGGGCAACGGCAGAAAGTTTCGCTGTAA
- a CDS encoding extracellular solute-binding protein, translated as MSFRFLVFSFELGRVVALAIAALCFLAVGHNVAIGQDVKSLAEAEGKLMFYAAFNATDTKTLTDGFQKLYPKIESSFYRATDAQLMERILTENRAGKPFWDVVMTTTFYGYNLKKRGLFGVYDSPERKFFRDGYKDPQAMWTSLYTNYAAFGYNTRAVPKTSVPKSFADLLKPEWKGNVGLDSRPYEWFGTTIKAMGEEKGLAYMRELAKQATLRNGRTILSQLVAAGEFKGALTAYSQTFETLKPAGAPVEWVYLNPVFANTHPVGMAAKAPHPNAAKLFIDFLLSKRGQELVRGMSRIPDRSDTPPEQARYIEGVKPAFAPNEVLDNFEAYAKTFHEIFGGR; from the coding sequence TTGAGTTTTAGGTTCTTAGTTTTTAGTTTTGAGTTGGGCCGGGTTGTGGCGCTGGCAATTGCTGCGCTTTGCTTTTTGGCTGTCGGCCATAATGTCGCGATTGGGCAGGACGTGAAATCGCTGGCCGAGGCTGAAGGCAAGCTGATGTTTTATGCGGCCTTCAATGCCACGGACACGAAGACATTGACCGACGGATTTCAGAAACTTTATCCGAAAATCGAAAGCAGTTTTTATCGCGCCACGGATGCCCAGTTGATGGAGCGGATTCTCACCGAGAATCGCGCCGGAAAACCGTTTTGGGATGTGGTGATGACGACCACGTTCTACGGCTACAATTTGAAGAAGCGCGGTTTGTTTGGCGTCTACGATTCGCCGGAGCGAAAATTCTTTCGCGACGGTTACAAAGATCCCCAGGCGATGTGGACTTCGCTTTACACCAACTACGCGGCTTTCGGTTACAACACGCGCGCGGTGCCGAAGACCAGCGTGCCGAAGAGTTTCGCCGATCTGCTTAAGCCCGAGTGGAAGGGCAATGTCGGACTCGACAGCCGGCCCTACGAATGGTTTGGCACGACGATCAAAGCCATGGGAGAGGAAAAAGGTTTGGCTTACATGCGCGAGCTGGCCAAGCAGGCGACGCTGCGCAATGGCCGGACGATTCTTTCACAGCTGGTCGCCGCCGGTGAATTCAAAGGCGCGCTGACCGCCTACTCGCAGACTTTCGAAACCCTCAAGCCGGCGGGCGCGCCGGTGGAATGGGTGTACTTAAATCCAGTTTTCGCCAACACCCATCCAGTCGGCATGGCGGCCAAGGCGCCACATCCCAATGCGGCCAAGCTGTTCATAGACTTTCTCTTGTCCAAGCGCGGCCAAGAACTGGTGCGCGGCATGAGCCGGATTCCCGATCGCAGCGATACGCCGCCTGAACAAGCGCGCTACATCGAAGGTGTCAAGCCGGCCTTTGCACCCAACGAAGTGCTTGATAACTTCGAAGCTTACGCCAAGACTTTTCACGAGATCTTTGGCGGACGTTAG
- a CDS encoding UbiD family decarboxylase, whose amino-acid sequence MAQDLRSYIDLIRKQKLLLDIKKEVDPLTNLAGIAYRGENEQGKATMFHNLKGYPNWSAVSYMCGSREKIALGLGTSKDKALTELGGRIAKGLIKPKVVKDGPVKEIIWKGDDADLGRIPIHVHSDSDRGVPFIGSAMQFVKDPETGTQNIALQRDHIKGPKKMGIFVHPKRHTDICMQKYWKEGKPMPVATVIGHHPAYYIASTWTTGYETDEIDITGALLQEPVNMVRCETIDVMVPADAEIVIEGEIPPNYMEDEGPFCEHAGMTHGTLQQPIINVKCITMRKNPIYYALQGGRPISESQPLDGFPMELVLYARIKDVGGFIDVKDVVSLPYAGGSHIIVVQMTPRKMGEVRSALMALLSSPYLHPKIGIAVDEDIDPHNAQSIMYAMSTRVNPKSDVLIIPDTLCHTGDLTAEIVPVTGAHMGFHPRIGSKMLIDATKGPALTDELRNYFEPVKPQGLANVRLEDFLG is encoded by the coding sequence ATGGCCCAGGATTTACGCAGTTACATTGACCTTATTCGCAAACAAAAGTTGTTGCTCGACATCAAAAAAGAAGTCGATCCCTTAACTAACCTCGCCGGCATCGCCTATCGCGGCGAGAACGAGCAGGGCAAGGCGACGATGTTTCACAATCTCAAAGGCTATCCGAATTGGTCCGCCGTCAGTTATATGTGCGGCAGCCGGGAGAAGATTGCGCTGGGGTTGGGCACGTCGAAGGATAAAGCGTTGACCGAGCTCGGCGGACGCATTGCCAAGGGGTTGATCAAACCGAAGGTTGTCAAAGACGGACCGGTGAAAGAGATCATCTGGAAAGGCGACGATGCCGATCTCGGGCGGATCCCGATTCACGTGCACTCCGACAGCGACCGCGGCGTGCCGTTTATCGGCTCGGCGATGCAGTTCGTCAAGGATCCTGAAACCGGCACGCAGAATATCGCCTTGCAGCGCGACCATATCAAAGGGCCGAAGAAGATGGGCATCTTCGTTCACCCCAAACGCCACACCGATATCTGCATGCAGAAATATTGGAAAGAAGGAAAGCCCATGCCGGTGGCGACAGTGATCGGCCATCATCCGGCCTATTACATCGCCTCGACCTGGACGACCGGTTACGAGACCGATGAGATCGATATCACCGGCGCCTTGCTGCAAGAGCCGGTGAACATGGTTCGCTGCGAAACCATCGACGTAATGGTCCCGGCGGATGCCGAAATCGTCATCGAAGGCGAAATCCCGCCCAACTACATGGAAGATGAAGGGCCGTTTTGCGAGCATGCCGGCATGACTCACGGCACCCTGCAGCAGCCGATCATCAACGTCAAATGCATCACCATGCGCAAGAACCCGATCTACTACGCGCTCCAAGGCGGCCGGCCGATTTCGGAATCACAACCTCTGGACGGTTTCCCCATGGAATTGGTTTTATACGCGCGCATCAAAGATGTCGGCGGATTCATTGATGTCAAAGATGTCGTTTCTCTGCCCTACGCCGGCGGCAGTCATATCATCGTCGTGCAGATGACGCCGCGCAAAATGGGCGAGGTGCGCAGCGCCTTGATGGCGCTGTTGTCGAGTCCTTATCTTCATCCGAAAATTGGCATCGCCGTAGATGAAGATATCGATCCGCACAATGCCCAGTCGATCATGTACGCGATGTCGACCCGGGTGAATCCCAAATCCGATGTCCTCATCATTCCCGATACCCTCTGCCATACCGGCGATCTCACCGCGGAAATCGTCCCGGTCACCGGCGCGCATATGGGTTTTCATCCGCGCATCGGTTCGAAGATGCTGATCGACGCGACCAAAGGACCGGCGCTGACCGACGAGTTGCGCAATTATTTCGAACCGGTGAAGCCGCAGGGTTTAGCGAACGTGCGGCTGGAAGATTTTCTGGGATAA
- a CDS encoding ABC transporter ATP-binding protein, translating to MKVVVHGITKEFVTAQGTTRAIGGVNLEVRDREFFGIIGPTGCGKTTLLHIIAGLEMPSTGSVQFIGEQHGKSMVSMVFQESALMPWRNVEENVPLGAEFRKEDPSIYKKVSRFFLEVVRLLDFAGAQTHELSGGMKQKVAIARALANDPEVILMDEPFASLDAQTRLLMREELLRIWERDKKTVILVTHNLDEAVMLCDRIAVMSSRPGLIKSVITVDVPRPRTMKSMKDPDFADCMDKIWNLMKYDVEYSMDRPHS from the coding sequence ATGAAAGTCGTCGTTCACGGGATTACCAAAGAGTTCGTCACGGCGCAGGGGACGACGCGGGCGATCGGTGGCGTCAATCTTGAAGTGCGCGACCGCGAGTTCTTCGGCATCATCGGACCGACGGGCTGCGGCAAGACGACGCTCTTGCACATCATCGCCGGGTTGGAAATGCCGAGCACCGGTTCGGTGCAGTTTATCGGCGAGCAGCACGGCAAATCGATGGTGTCGATGGTGTTTCAAGAGTCGGCGCTGATGCCCTGGCGCAACGTCGAAGAAAACGTTCCCTTGGGCGCCGAGTTCCGCAAGGAAGATCCGTCGATCTATAAGAAAGTCAGCCGGTTTTTTCTCGAAGTGGTCAGGCTTTTGGATTTCGCCGGCGCGCAAACCCACGAACTCTCCGGCGGCATGAAACAAAAAGTTGCCATCGCCCGCGCCCTCGCCAACGATCCCGAAGTGATCCTCATGGACGAACCGTTCGCCAGCTTGGATGCGCAGACGCGCTTGCTTATGCGCGAAGAGCTGTTGCGCATCTGGGAACGTGACAAGAAAACCGTCATTCTCGTCACCCACAATCTCGACGAAGCGGTGATGCTCTGCGACCGTATCGCGGTGATGAGTTCGCGGCCGGGACTGATCAAAAGCGTCATCACCGTCGACGTGCCGCGGCCGCGCACGATGAAAAGCATGAAGGATCCCGATTTCGCCGATTGCATGGACAAGATTTGGAACTTGATGAAGTACGATGTCGAATATTCAATGGATCGGCCTCATTCGTAG
- a CDS encoding SAM-dependent methyltransferase — protein sequence MMTIVRHLIDKRMLPMVVALAFAGCAATSMVVNYGEILTNVNRPETERAIDAVRKPNEVMAFYGVKSGQKVADILASRGYYTAILSQLVGAQGVVYSANPAPRQELHDRLKQPGMSNVRVLDGPFDKLALPQDASLDFVLLHLDYHEIAADVRGAMNKRLIGALKPGGSYGVVDHSAKEGVGDSEAKTLHRMDKLLVIKEATSVGFRLAEEGKMLSRADDTRDFSVTKIRDRSDRFVLKFVKP from the coding sequence ATGATGACTATTGTCCGACATTTGATCGATAAACGAATGCTACCGATGGTCGTCGCGTTAGCCTTCGCCGGCTGCGCGGCGACATCGATGGTGGTGAACTACGGCGAGATTCTCACCAACGTGAACCGTCCCGAAACGGAGCGCGCCATCGACGCGGTGCGCAAGCCCAACGAGGTGATGGCTTTCTACGGCGTGAAGAGCGGTCAAAAAGTCGCCGATATTTTAGCCAGCCGCGGTTACTATACGGCGATCTTATCGCAGCTGGTTGGCGCCCAAGGCGTTGTCTACTCGGCCAATCCCGCGCCGCGCCAAGAGTTGCACGACCGATTGAAGCAGCCGGGCATGAGTAATGTGCGCGTGCTCGATGGGCCGTTCGATAAATTGGCGCTGCCCCAGGATGCTTCGCTCGATTTTGTTTTGCTCCATCTCGATTATCACGAAATCGCCGCCGACGTGCGCGGCGCGATGAACAAACGCCTCATCGGCGCGCTCAAACCGGGCGGCAGCTACGGCGTCGTCGATCATTCCGCCAAAGAAGGCGTCGGCGACAGCGAAGCGAAAACCCTGCACCGCATGGACAAGCTGTTGGTAATTAAGGAGGCGACCAGCGTCGGTTTTCGCTTGGCCGAAGAAGGCAAGATGCTAAGCCGCGCCGACGACACGCGGGATTTTAGCGTCACCAAGATCCGCGACCGAAGCGATCGCTTTGTGCTCAAATTTGTCAAGCCGTGA